A stretch of DNA from Telopea speciosissima isolate NSW1024214 ecotype Mountain lineage chromosome 5, Tspe_v1, whole genome shotgun sequence:
ACCTGATATCTGGTGAATTCAGAGGGTCCCCTATCTAATGGATTATCAAATTTGTCTTCTTCATCCATTTACATGGCTTGTATCAGAGAGCTCTTCTGTGTACATCTGGTTAGAGTGTTGTGATACCAGTTGGACAAATCACTGCCAAAATAAAGTAATTTTAAAACTCTTGGTTTCTGAGTTGATGCAATTCATTGAAACTTGTAGCTGTCTCCTCTTTAATGTTTCAAATCATGCCACCAAGTCCCCCAcccccttgtttttctttttttgggtagcaAGTATAACTAGTTTTATTTGAACGTTGCACAACATacctaattttaatttttttttctttgggagcGCTAGATTGGTCATTTGACTGGTCACTTGAATCCTAAATGGTAGTAGCAAATGTGGCTTGCATTGTTATACCTCATTATAAATCTTTAGGGGAAGAGAATGCCACCCAGTCGCACAGTGCATGCCACCCCGGTCATTCTGCGCACCCCTGTGTGTgaccgggtggcattctttctcccaaatctTTAAATCCCATTTTTGTTGAACATCAAGGGGATCGATTTCTTGACTTTCTTGGACAAATGGGACATTCTTTTATAGATTTCTTCTGCATATGACTTTTGAATAGCTGTTTTTTGTTCTGACCAGATTTTGTATGTTCAACATGCTTTGGGTGCCTGTTTCTGATGGTTCAACTAGACTGACTAAACAGTATGTTGACTAGTCAATGATTTCGGCAAATTATAATTCTGATGGTAGATTGATCTATTTGCTCTTTGTTTCACGGTTCAATGAATCAGACCATTCCATTTGTTCAATCCTTGGATCAAATGATACCCAAATGTGGATCTCCTTTATAGTCATTCTTACACTGTCATTTTGCATCAAATCTGGACCTACTCTGTCTTGATTTACTACATGGCGGGAACCTTTAGAAGACATGGAGGACTTAAGTTGAGCTGGTGTTGTATACTCTCAAGGAAAAAGGACAATGTCCTTTGAAATGAACAACTAATGCAATTTTGTTTTGTCTGGAAGAGCGAAATAATGGGTTCTTTTGCTATTGCTCTCACCTCTTTCAGCAGATCATGGGACTTGATCACCATTGGTACAACTTGGCTTGCTTGTCCTTGGAGATTCTTTAGCGTTGGCCATCTCCATAGatacttttgccttaatgcacCATTAGAGATTTTCTGATgcattagagatgtaaaactaCTAGTTGAAGGTAACATTTTGGCTATGGGTTGAATAAGCGGCTCATGAGGAAGTACAAGGAGATGATATTTTCATTGAACCTCTTTGTTCTTGAGAGGCAAAAATCTTGATATCCTTAATTAAATATCTATATTCCATATCTCTGTAAAGTAACAGGTTCTCAAGGTCTAATTTGAGTACATAAAGCCACAGACTGTCATTGTGTTGTGGGGAACAAGTGGCAGTGTAACTCTTACGTATTGCTCTAGATTGGGTAggtcttctatttttttttctcaatttatgTATTCCTCTAGATTGGGTAGGCCTTCTAtgtttttttctcaattttttgttaagaatttcatatcCTTGATGATCCCACAGAGAGAAGTGTTGGGGTTAAGTATTTTATCCTGCTATGAGCTAGATACTTAACCTGAAAAAATTGCACTCGTATTTGGGTCTTGATAATATCAGTATTGACCAACTAATTGTGAATAAAATGATCTGCATGTGTATTGCATAGAAAACTCATTGGCAGGATTCTTATCAGATGCCAGCTGGATTTTGCAAACCATTGTAGATGCAAAGTAGTTCTGTACTTTCTGCAGGATGCACTCCTGGGTTTACATTGTTATTGAAGTTCTTAACCGATCACTGTATGCAGGTGGTGGTTGATTTCACTGCTTCATGGTGTGGACCATGCCGTCTTATTTCCCCTATCTTGGCAGAGCTGGCCAAGAAGCTGCCTAATGTCATTTTTCTCAAGGTGGATGTGGATGAACTGAAGGTAAATAGATTTAATTTACTTTCTCCTGTACTCTCTTTTAACCAGCTACTTGATTTCATGTTGGAAATAATTCTATTAGTGATGTTACATCCAATTGTTCGGGATCCGAATTTATTGCTacttaaccaaaaaaattgtTGTTTGCAGACTGTTGCAACAGAGTGGGCAGTGGAGGCTATGCCAACCTTAATTTTCCTGAAAGAAGGCAAGACAGTGGACAAGATTGTGGGTGCAAAGAAAGAGGAGCTGCAGCAGAAGATCACACTGCATGCTGCTGCATAAAATGTTAATTTCCTTAGTGTTTGAGGATATTATAGAACTGCATTGGAGTACTCTATAGAACTTGGGCTTTCTATGACTGATGTAGGAATGGATATTATATGGTTCTTAGTTACTGCTGTAGTGCTGTCACTCCAAGTATGAAAATTAGTATCATAATAAGATTATATATT
This window harbors:
- the LOC122661899 gene encoding thioredoxin H-type-like, with amino-acid sequence MAEEGQVIGCHTVEAWNEQLQKGNESKKLVVVDFTASWCGPCRLISPILAELAKKLPNVIFLKVDVDELKTVATEWAVEAMPTLIFLKEGKTVDKIVGAKKEELQQKITLHAAA